The proteins below are encoded in one region of Brassica napus cultivar Da-Ae chromosome A6, Da-Ae, whole genome shotgun sequence:
- the LOC106369335 gene encoding protein IQ-DOMAIN 29-like — protein sequence MGKTPSPGKWIKSLLGKKSSKSSLEKGSEKLRSAKKEENVVKVVNNVSNLPTNPPPVVSSEEVAATQTVLVPEQQPSRDIEGDEPNANLESGNDTEELKLEEAATKVQAVVRSHKAREEFQRLKGVIKLQAVIRGHLVRRQAVATYSCIWGIVKLQALVRGKNARSSETGVQLQKTNTETESSETLQVTNTCSWLGNPTKLSMIDKLLVSSPTVLPLKIQYSPEDPNSAKVWLDRWTQLQVWAPGPLVVKSLVPKSQTKKRSFQAVEADKGKLKRGIKKPPGGLNTGTSSSSRSTAENEKPKRTVRKPSTLGKELNDNKSKQSSRKSTSAIKEGSSLEVKDEKPRTSLKKASVSNGVEKPARKSAEKKKKEIVDSVQKELPGDKVSASVVDDTPEEGEEKVKDSPETVSKEADLDKDENVLVLDKPEKDELKTAERNDKAEEEIQEPDVLIISSENGNVVSENTKQSDRRTSLPAKIESQQQEDGLTTQSGRKIPSYMAPTASAKARVRGGQGSPRIGGQEKPEKNGTTRRHSLPHIANNDKLSAMSPRVHRLLIASAKGSINSDRSFSSSKDIGDKSTKAEWKR from the exons ATGGGGAAGACTCCAAGTCCTGGTAAATGGATCAAGTCTCTTCTTGGGAAGAAGtcgtcaaaatctagtttggaGAAAGGAAGCGAGAAGCTG AGATCTgcgaaaaaagaagaaaatgtagTGAAGGTGGTGAACAATGTCTCAAACTTACCTACCAATCCCCCTCCGGTAGTTTCATCAGAAGAAGTTGCAGCTACACAAACTGTACTAGTCCCCGAGCAGCAGCCAAGTAGAGACATTGAAGGTGATGAGCCAAATGCGAATCTTGAGTCAGGGAATGACACTGAAGAACTCAAGCTTGAAGAAGCTGCTACAAAGGTTCAAGCTGTTGTCAGATCTCATAAG GCCCGTGAAGAATTTCAAAGGCTTAAAGGTGTCATAAAGCTGCAAGCAGTTATCCGTGGTCACTTGGTTAGAAGACAAGCTGTTGCTACATACTCGTGCATTTGGGGAATTGTGAAGTTACAAGCTCTTGTTCGTGGGAAGAATGCTAGATCTTCAGAAACTGGGGTTCAACTTCAGAAAACAAATACG GAAACTGAGAGTTCTGAGACTTTACAAGTAACCAACACATGCAGTTGGCTTGGGAATCCCACAAAGCTTTCCATGATTGATAAG CTTCTAGTGTCCTCACCTACGGTTTTGCCTCTGAAGATTCAGTATAGTCCTGAGGATCCTAACTCAGCCAAGGTGTGGCTTGACCGCTGGACACAATTGCAGGTCTGGGCTCCTGGTCCACTGGTGGTTAAGAGTCTGGTTCCCAAATCTCAGACAAAGAAACGAAGCTTCCAAGCAGTTGAAGCGGACAAGGGAAAACTCAAGAGAGGAATCAAGAAACCACCCGGTGGTTTGAATACTGGAACTAGCTCTAGTAGCCGTTCTACAGCTGAAAACGAAAAGCCTAAGCGAACTGTGAGGAAGCCTTCCACGCTTGGTAAAGAGCTGAATGACAACAAGTCGAAACAGAGTTCGAGAAAAAGTACTAGCGCCATAAAAGAAGGGTCTTCACTGGAGGTTAAAGACGAGAAGCCGAGAACTAGTCTCAAAAAGGCTTCAGTTTCTAATGGGGTAGAGAAACCTGCACGCAAATCcgctgagaagaagaagaaagagattgtaGATTCAGTGCAGAAAGAATTGCCTGGTGACAAGGTTTCAGCTTCTGTAGTTGACGACACTCctgaggaaggagaagaaaaggtGAAAGATAGCCCTGAAACAGTTTCCAAAGAGGCTGATCTCGATAAAGATGAGAATGTACTGGTTCTGGATAAGCCAGAGAAAGATGAGCTCAAAACCGCAGAGAGAAATGACAAAGCTGAAGAAGAGATCCAAGAGCCAGACGTTCTGATTATCAGCTCTGAGAATGGAAATGTTGTGTCTGAGAACACAAAGCAAAGCGATAGAAGAACTTCGCTGCCTGCAAAGATTGAAAGTCAACAGCAAGAAGATGGGCTTACTACACAGAGCGGGAGAAAGATCCCAAGCTACATGGCTCCAACTGCATCTGCAAAGGCGAGGGTAAGAGGAGGACAAGGGTCTCCGAGGATTGGTGGTCAAGAGAAGCCAGAGAAAAACGGGACAACTAGGCGCCACTCTCTGCCTCATATAGCCAATAATGATAAGCTGAGTGCAATGTCTCCAAGAGTTCACAGACTTCTCATAGCTTCAGCTAAAGGATCAATCAACAGTGAcagatctttttcttcttccaagGACATTGGTG ATAAATCGACAAAAGCTGAGTGGAAACGGTGA
- the LOC106369334 gene encoding probable serine/threonine-protein kinase PBL3, producing MGNCLDSSAKVDSSSRHANSGSSGSRPSSKTSRSTVPSSLSINSYTSVESLPTTPRTEGEILSSPNLKAFTFHELKSATRNFRPDSLLGEGGFGYVFKGWLDRTTLTASKPGSGIVVAVKKLKTEGFQGHKEWLTEVNYLGQLSHPNLVKLVGYCVEGEDRLLVYEFMPKGSLENHLFRRGAQPLTWAIRMKVAIGAAKGLTFLHDAKSQVIYRDFKAANILLDAEFNAKLSDFGLAKAGPTGDRTHVSTQVVGTHGYAAPEYVATGRLTAKSDVYSFGVVLLELLSGRRAVDKSKVGVEQSLVDWATPYLGDRRKLFRVMDTRLGGQYPQKGAYTAASLALQCLNPDAKLRPKMSEVLAKLDQLESTTTKPGTGTGTGTRQGLVDSPRGSNGTGTRQGKIDSPRGSNGTGTRQGLVDSPRGSSGSVVQKSPRRYSYDRPLLHITPVASPLPSHNQSPRVR from the exons ATGGGTAATTGTTTGGATTCATCAGCTAAAGTGGATAGTAGCAGCCGCCATGCTAACTCTG GTTCATCGGGTTCAAGACCTTCTAGCAAGACAAGCCGTTCCACAGTTCCCTCAAGCCTAAGCATCAATTCATACACTAGCGTAGAGTCTTTGCCTACTACACCAAGAACCGAAGGAGAGATACTGTCATCACCCAATCTCAAAGCTTTCACCTTTCACGAGCTCAAGAGCGCTACTAGGAACTTCCGACCTGATAGTCTTCTAGGCGAAGGAGGTTTTGGTTATGTCTTCAAAGGCTGGCTTGATCGTACAACCCTTACCGCTTCCAAGCCTGGTTCTGGTATCGTTGTCGCTGTTAAGAAGCTTAAAACTGAAGGTTTTCAAGGTCACAAGGAGTGGTTG ACTGAAGTGAACTATCTTGGTCAGCTTAGTCATCCAAATCTCGTCAAGCTAGTTGGTTATTGTGTAGAAGGTGAAGACCGGTTGTTAGTCTATGAGTTCATGCCAAAAGGAAGCTTGGAGAATCATCTTTTTCGAC GTGGTGCGCAGCCACTAACATGGGCTATAAGGATGAAAGTTGCAATAGGAGCAGCCAAGGGTCTTACTTTTCTTCACGACGCTAAATCACAAGTGATATATAGAGACTTTAAAGCTGCAAACATTCTACTCGACGCT GAGTTCAATGCTAAGCTTTCAGACTTCGGTCTAGCTAAAGCAGGTCCTACTGGTGATAGGACTCATGTGTCCACACAAGTGGTTGGTACTCACGGTTACGCAGCCCCTGAATATGTAGCCACAG GACGGTTAACTGCTAAGAGTGATGTCTACAGTTTTGGTGTGGTGCTACTGGAACTACTCTCAGGACGAAGGGCAGTGGACAAATCTAAAGTGGGAGTGGAGCAGAGTCTAGTGGATTGGGCTACACCGTATCTTGGCGACAGGAGAAAGCTCTTCCGGGTAATGGACACGAGGTTAGGAGGTCAGTATCCTCAGAAAGGAGCATATACAGCTGCTAGTCTTGCATTGCAATGCTTAAACCCTGACGCAAAACTCAGACCCAAAATGTCAGAAGTTTTGGCCAAGTTGGATCAGCTTGAATCAACAACTACTAAACCTGGAACTGGAACTGGAACTGGTACAAGACAAGGTCTGGTTGATTCTCCGAGAGGTAGTAACGGAACTGGAACAAGGCAAGGTAAGATTGATTCTCCGAGAGGTAGTAATGGAACTGGAACCAGACAAGGTCTTGTTGATTCTCCAAGAGGTAGTAGCGGATCTGTTGTACAGAAATCTCCGAGGAGGTATAGTTATGATCGGCCTCTCTTGCACATAACACCTGTTgcttctcctttgccttctcacAATCAATCTCCTCGTGTAAGATAG